Genomic window (Nymphaea colorata isolate Beijing-Zhang1983 chromosome 1, ASM883128v2, whole genome shotgun sequence):
tttgaaataaatatccaatattAAGTTCGGATTgtaattaatatataataatactgtgattcagatttggttgcATATTTAAAAGTGAGACCCAGTTTCAGACGTTGTATATTTAAACATCATATTCTGATTTCAGATTTAAAGTCAGATAATGGATATGGTAgagatttttctccatttttattggaatccaaattcaaatcaggATGAGTGAAACATGCGATGAATTACACATGGTAAATCGTACATCTGATTTAAATCCGATCGGTTAACGTCTCTCCTTACCACaacaaatgaattgattaaagctTTTTTGTTGGACCGCAAATTACATTTTACCAATCTAACAGATGGATTTGGATAAGAAATGTAGGGGCACATAAGATTTGAGACACAATTATCaatctctctttatatatatatatatatatatatatatatatatatatatatatatatatatatatatagagagagagagagagagagagagagagagagagagagatagagagagagagagagagagttcttttcttcttcattgaaAGCAGTCGATATGGAAGTACCCCTCGGGGTGGAGCTAAGGTTTTTCCCTGAAGGGAGCCTTTCTAGAATTTCCAAACTTTCACTGGGGCCTAGTGATCAATTTTATAGATTTTATATGGCAAAAACCCAAATTCAGACTTGACTTTCTAAAACCAAGTACTCGCCTCAGAATGTTAAATCAAACTTTACATATAAGCGGGATCACATTATTATTGTGTCTCATATTCAAGTGGGTCACTTACATGCTATATTGAGTTTCATTAATATTAAGgcccatttttttaatatggatCCACTTTTTGGATATACACACAAACTGATCTTAGCAGAGAACCGAGGACGCCATCCTTCAATCCCCCCTAGTATGTAATCCGATCTTGCTGACCCGTTAATTAACATCCGGATATGTGTTCGTGTAGCATAATGTTTTTAAAGGAAGTAAAACCAGATCTCCATGTATTTGGACTGAGGAAATGTATAAATCCTATCGACGACTATCATCATTCGTCAAGTGAGATCAGATTGGTGAGATCTAGAAAGTGGGAGATGAAAACCATGCAATTATATCGAATTTATAGAATGCCTGAACCGCTCCTTATCTTAATAATAGATGATGAAAAAAGACGTGGGTAGTCCCAACATGCTACAAATTTGAAGACAAAAATCTTCTGCGTATGAAATGTCATGGACGATAGTCCACGAACTTTTTCTCAGTTAAGAGAACCTAACTTCGCTAGTGCTTCAAAACCATGTGAGGACAGTAGCATGTAGAGGTTTCGCTCTGTCTGCGGATTCTAAATTTGCATCTTATGCACTTCTACATTGTTCTTTTAATGCCTACACAAGAATCTCATGTCAGTGATACTATACTCGATGTTTTCGTCTATGCTACCGCTCTTTTTATTCCTGAAACGATTTGTTTACACTCATTTTCCTGATCTTCTTATACGGCTAGTTTCTTCCAAATATATGTCAAAGACAAAGCGAACCCTCCAAATagcttttgttgttttgaaaattgaaaatttcgCTGTTTGTTCTTCATTAATATGTACAACATACTTTAACTTTTCCTATTAGCTGGTTAATTTTATTCTACCAACattgttttgtccatgatctCACGTGCATATTGAGCCGCtcataaaatctctctctctcaaggaaCCTCTTCGAGGACACCACCAGCTAATGCTTGCCTGGTAGAGGAAACAGGTGAGCGCCAATGACCATATCTTAGGAGGACGAACACCATGAGAAAGCTCAAATTGCTTCATCATAATAACTCGCCACAGTCCCTAACTACTTACAGAATGACCTCTTACTTAGAGGGAAGTCTTATTTCTTATACATGTATTGAGGCCTCTGGAACGTGTAATGGAAACGGAGACCTACTTGGTCGTGACTGTGATCCTCTTTCTCGAGTCAGACATTAATGTTTTCCTCTTCGTTTACAATGAAAAGTTTGTCTTCATCCCTGATCACATCAATAGCCTCTATCTCAGAACCTTCTATATCAACCACCTTCGCATGTGTGACGTCCATACCCAGCTTCTGTCCTGTTAATTCACAAACCAAagcaaggaaaataaaatggtgaactgaaaaataaaatatatagagGCAGACATACGTAATGTTGCAAGAATGAGACGCTATGAGAATGTTCAGCTTGGTGGCATGAAAATCTGATGGAGCCTATGGAGATTAGCACAAGAATAAATGAGGAAGGAGGATTTAGGTGGGCGTTTTAAATATAGGATATATACTATTCTGGACCGAACATGACACACAAGCTCATTTGTGATCGATCACCAACGCCATGAGTTCCTTTCAATACTGTTACTCTAGTTTCTGGGTGCAGGTGACTGTGAGTGTGGGTAGTGTTGGTACTTCGAAAAAAAGCTGAGGTACCATATATATAGGAACATAAAATTGTCGATAAGATGTGTGATCATTAAATTTGGTGGGTCGAAGAAATATCCAAACCAGCACCAGAAGCAGGTGAAAATGGGGATGCAACCTCCTTAAAGAATTCAAGGTACCGATTCGGTAAGAAAGTTCCTGTATTACAATTTCCAAGGCCCCTACATTTGCTCAGCCCATGACATGTATATCAATATAAACTAACAAACAAATCTACATTAGCGTACTCTTGGTCAAGTGACAGTACCATGCTAGCTGCAATCTGTGGTTATTCCATAGCTTGAtcatgaaaagtaaaaaactaaaaagatcAAAGTGAACTATTACTAGGCATTCTATTGGTAATAGGGACAAAGTGacattttcatgttcaaaagATTTTGGCCACTTTTTGGGCCCTAGCTTAACAAACAGTTGCTAAGATAGTTTATTACTTTTGAGAACCCCATCTCCCCCCAGATCACTAGAAAAGCCTGCCTCATATTTGAATGATTGCAGAAAGACGTGCAGGCAACATGTCAAGCTTACAATCTCCTTCAACTTAAACATCTTAAACTGGTTTACCTAGACAGGTGAATGCAGCCCTTATGGACCTCCTTTACTACAACCTTCTTTTCAGTAAGCCATGCCTGCATTATAGCATTTGGGAGAATGAGGCCTATGGATGTGTAgtttgaagtcacattcaagaAAAACCTCCATATGGTGGTGCTATGGTCAATATGTTTAACCTTTGTCACATGGGCAGTCCATTCTCTTACTCATATACTGTATTTCCTTATATATTTACTATTCTACAGaacttcaaagaaaaatgtggCTGCATATCCATGTTACGACTTGATGAAGAAAAGAACAGGACGACTGAAGGTAGTGATGAGTGCATTTCAGAGAAGACAAAATTACCTGCAATTTCCACAAGATCGTTCATACTGGCAGGCAGAGAGATCAATTTCCCACCTCTCAGAGAGCACCCTCTTACACCAGGAGGATTTCCCTTGTAAATGTGCACTCTAGGCAACGCCAAATACTTTCTTCTCATTTCCTTGAAAGCTTCAAATGCTAACTCTCCGTGGTCACTAActtcccctctttctttcttttcctcataaTCACCACATGATTTCTGCCAGGCTCTTCCATGAAATTGGCTTGTGTTGCTGAGAATTGCACCATTTGAGACCAAAAAATCTACCAAATCTGCATTGCCTTCTTTGATGGCGACTTGCAGTGCAGTTAAGCCATTCTGATCTTTTGAATTAATTTCAACTCCATGATTTAGCAGCTCTTGTAAGATAAACCGGTCATTCCTTGTGACAGCAAGTGTGAGAAGATCGCCATCAATACATTGATCTGAGGCTGAGGCATAGCAATAGAGAAGCCTGAAGATACTGTTGTTCCTCGAAGAGATTGAATTCCAAAATGGAGTATTCCCATTCAAATCTGctagttttctttaatatgaGTAAGTCAAGAAAATTTTTGGGGGACGAGCAGTTATACTGTACCTTTCATGTTCATGTTGCAGCCATGCTTGAGCAGAGCCATGACACAGTCTTCATAACCCTTTGCCGTTGCAACATGCTAGGATATCAAAAAAATACTGACGAATTAAGTGCATGAATAATCAAAGCAGTGGAAGGAAGACCATGCAACAGACTTGACGCTGGTGGTTGTGCATTTTAGGAATTCATTCTGGAAATTGAACCACATTTTTGTGTCCTAGTGCAGTATTCACTTGTTATCAATTAGTCAATAATGATTTCTCCAAATGAAGTTAACGCGGAAGGTCAAATATCTAGCACTTTGCCACGAAGAAGCATTAAGATCACTACCTGTGTTGAACAGCAGCACAAGAACAATAAACTGTTCCTAACCTATCTGGCAGCAATCCCATATCACACAAATTTCAGTTGACTTTGCCAGGTTAGCTATTTCAACTAAATTCTCAACAGTTCCAATCCAATTATACAAGGTTCTTTGGTCAATAAGCACCCTGCTTGTAGAAGTTGTTGAATAAGACCAAATGCAAGACCGAAATGTTATCCCAGTGAactatgtgtgtgcatgtttaaattttcattttaggaCGCCAATCTAAATTCTAAACCACATTTTACCATCTATAGAAAAAGACCAAATGCAAGACCGAAATGTTATCCCAGTGAACTATGTGTTTGCATgtttaaattttcatttcaggACTCTAATCTAAATTCCAAACCACATTTTAATATctatagaaaaagaaatgttcgTATATCTAATTAAGCTCACCAAATTCACAAGCATACCAGTGGAGTTCTGCCTTTTGAGTCCCTAACATTAGGGTCCATTCCTGCTTTAAGAAGCTCCTCCAGGAGAATACTGTTTCCAGTGTTGACCACTGATACCAACTCACATGGAATCTTGAGAGTAAAATTTCTGCCAACATCTGTTGATTGCTCCTTGAAGGTTGCATCTGTTGCTTCTTTCATGTGCttcaattaaacattggcaaaaagaaaagaaaaacattcacaTTGTTGTCCAAGAACTACATTTATGAATATACATCAATTTCTCAAACTATTTTGAAAGAGCAAGCACTGTTCGCAGAATTTATGCTAAAATTCCAAGTGTTATTAGTTCTACCTGAAGAAGGTTGTGTACTATGATCTTGTTATCCTCTGGTTGGTTGTAGATGGCATCCAAGAGAGCACTCTGTTTCAGTCTTAGTAACTGACACAATGTCTTCGTTCtaaatgtgaaaatttgagGCCTATTGCATAACACGCTAACTTCGCCAAATATGTCTCCTGCTACTAAGATGCTTATTATCTGTTCGACTTCTGCCGTTTTAGCAATCTTTTCGATCTCACCTGTCACTACTATATAAACATCATCTGGAGCACCATTTTGCATGATCACTTCCTCCTTAGGAGGCAAATATTCCACTTTCATCTCTGTAACCTTATGCAACcatacaaaaatatcaaaaggaGCCTACAATATCCTTTAATTATTCAAAACAGTCATTTATTAATGAAGACACTTACCAGAAGCAATAGAAAG
Coding sequences:
- the LOC116264125 gene encoding potassium channel AKT2/3 isoform X1, whose amino-acid sequence is MSAVEKAEKLKIKMKDLEKNQKGPNPDNGGKLSRRHLSKIILPPLGSSSYTQSLTEPRRLIVSPLDSRYRCWEVWMVFLVAYSGWIYPFMIAFLKSKPQKGLCIANSVVDLFFWNDIALTFFLAYIDPKTQNLVQDLRKIALRYSSSWLIMDVASTIPYEAFFYLFSADSKPCLWCGVLGILRLWRLRRVKQFFTRIEKDIRFSYFWTRCVRLVFVTLLSIHFSGCMYYMLADRYPHKGRTWIGSVIPNFRESNIWFRYISAIYWSISTMTTVGYGDLHAVNALEMIFIIFYMLFNLGLTAYIIGNMTNLIVEGTRRTMQFRNSIQEASDFVSRNHIPRRLKEQIISYMCLRFKAESLNHQNIMEQIPKSICKSICQHLFLPIVEQAYLFKGVSKDFLLLLVTEMKVEYLPPKEEVIMQNGAPDDVYIVVTGEIEKIAKTAEVEQIISILVAGDIFGEVSVLCNRPQIFTFRTKTLCQLLRLKQSALLDAIYNQPEDNKIIVHNLLQHMKEATDATFKEQSTDVGRNFTLKIPCELVSVVNTGNSILLEELLKAGMDPNVRDSKGRTPLHVATAKGYEDCVMALLKHGCNMNMKDLNGNTPFWNSISSRNNSIFRLLYCYASASDQCIDGDLLTLAVTRNDRFILQELLNHGVEINSKDQNGLTALQVAIKEGNADLVDFLVSNGAILSNTSQFHGRAWQKSCGDYEEKKERGEVSDHGELAFEAFKEMRRKYLALPRVHIYKGNPPGVRGCSLRGGKLISLPASMNDLVEIAGQKLGMDVTHAKVVDIEGSEIEAIDVIRDEDKLFIVNEEENINV